The following are encoded together in the Panicum virgatum strain AP13 chromosome 6K, P.virgatum_v5, whole genome shotgun sequence genome:
- the LOC120712158 gene encoding uncharacterized protein LOC120712158: MADIEGAARAPPRPAPPPPAPRAATAEMKAAAADAVIYCFVSTMFVGSAASAALVVARYAFGGGSTYAHAVVAFARDASLRALAAELLLCPFTILLLLLRLGRRQPEPPEEVILVWNRGILVE, encoded by the coding sequence ATGGCGGACATCGAGGGGGCGGCGAGAgctccaccccggccggcgccacctccgccggcgccgagggCCGCGACCGCGGAGATGAAGGCGGCGGCAGCCGACGCCGTCATCTACTGCTTCGTCAGCACGATGTTCGTGGGCAGCGCCGCCAGTGCCGCCCTGGTCGTCGCGCGCTACGCCTTCGGCGGCGGCTCCACGTACGCGCACGCGGTGGTGGCCTTCGCGAGGGACGCCTCCCtgcgggccctcgccgccgagctGCTCCTCTGCCCCTTCAccatcctgctgctgctcctgcgccTCGGCAGACGGCAACCCGAGCCTCCTGAGGAGGTGATACTG